In a genomic window of Mageeibacillus indolicus UPII9-5:
- a CDS encoding ABC transporter permease subunit encodes MNKKNVRPKIRRASLFLKLFNLRKKKQGSNIFEEELVMSPTRLAIQTFASNRLAMFSTILFLIIFVLCMILPSIYPMDVRYTNATLQDYPPCSNFTDLPKAMRKNPKKIAVGSGFGIGIDANGKVHIWGQLNDKQRKIPKSIARSKALDVAAGANHLVALGTDGKIYPWGNDEFNLNVPPPEADYETPVRVYANYLYSAYLSEEKKIHNWGNDLVTSLIPDYVEDEVKEAYFNSNTGIALTTNKKLVPMTKQAFAFTAIPEDIQGKVVTAALTNEQMYAVTEDGKLHSWGNPDKDTYVPCPKNLDGKIKKMASGEFFVVALLKDGTLKAWGDNTLGQLDVPSGKFKEVYAGYHNGYAVRENGDVVAFGPSGFRMGTDDLGRDIFRRILQGGRMTMTVGAIAVIISALIGIAIGGISGFYSGAVDVFLMRLAEVVNSIPFLPLAMILSGILGNKISENQRIILIMFILGILTWPHLARLTRAQILSERKKEFVTAANALGIKESVIIFKHILPNVINVVLVNITLGFATCMLTESSLSFLGFGVQPPQPTWGNMLTGCQSSQVIGTFWWRWVFPSGILALCTISINSIGDGLRDAIDPKSNER; translated from the coding sequence GTGAACAAAAAAAATGTAAGACCAAAGATTCGCCGAGCTAGCTTATTTTTAAAGCTATTTAATTTACGCAAGAAGAAACAAGGATCCAATATATTTGAAGAAGAGCTGGTTATGAGCCCGACCAGGTTGGCTATTCAGACTTTTGCTTCTAACCGTCTGGCGATGTTTTCTACTATATTGTTTCTGATCATTTTCGTGTTATGCATGATTTTGCCGTCAATATACCCAATGGACGTGCGGTATACTAATGCCACGCTGCAAGATTACCCACCATGTAGCAATTTTACTGATTTGCCTAAAGCAATGCGCAAAAACCCTAAGAAGATTGCTGTTGGCTCCGGTTTCGGAATAGGTATTGATGCTAATGGTAAGGTTCATATATGGGGTCAACTGAATGATAAACAGCGTAAGATTCCCAAGTCTATAGCTCGATCTAAAGCTTTGGACGTTGCCGCCGGGGCGAACCACTTGGTAGCACTTGGGACAGACGGTAAGATTTACCCTTGGGGGAATGATGAGTTCAATTTGAATGTACCTCCGCCGGAGGCAGATTATGAGACCCCGGTGCGCGTTTATGCCAACTACTTATATTCTGCTTATTTGTCGGAAGAGAAAAAAATACATAATTGGGGTAATGACTTAGTGACGTCGCTAATCCCGGATTATGTTGAAGATGAGGTTAAAGAGGCGTATTTCAATTCTAATACCGGTATTGCCTTGACCACTAACAAAAAACTGGTGCCGATGACCAAGCAAGCGTTTGCCTTTACTGCCATTCCGGAAGATATCCAAGGCAAGGTGGTTACAGCAGCACTTACGAATGAACAAATGTATGCAGTTACTGAAGATGGTAAACTGCATAGTTGGGGCAATCCGGATAAAGATACTTATGTGCCTTGTCCTAAAAACTTGGATGGTAAAATTAAAAAAATGGCGAGTGGCGAATTTTTCGTTGTTGCTTTGTTAAAGGATGGTACTCTTAAGGCTTGGGGCGACAATACTCTTGGTCAGCTTGATGTTCCATCCGGTAAATTTAAAGAAGTGTACGCTGGTTATCACAACGGTTATGCCGTACGGGAAAATGGTGATGTCGTTGCTTTTGGACCAAGTGGTTTCCGGATGGGCACTGATGATTTGGGTCGCGATATTTTCCGTCGTATTTTGCAAGGTGGGCGGATGACCATGACGGTAGGTGCTATTGCTGTTATTATTTCCGCTTTAATCGGTATTGCTATCGGCGGCATCTCAGGTTTCTATTCAGGGGCAGTTGACGTTTTCCTAATGCGTTTGGCGGAGGTTGTCAACTCAATTCCGTTCCTGCCGTTGGCGATGATTTTGTCAGGTATTCTTGGCAATAAAATATCAGAGAATCAGCGGATTATTTTGATAATGTTTATTTTAGGTATTTTGACCTGGCCGCACTTGGCACGGCTGACGCGGGCGCAGATACTATCTGAACGTAAAAAGGAGTTTGTCACTGCCGCCAACGCCTTAGGTATTAAAGAAAGTGTAATCATTTTCAAGCATATTTTACCGAATGTAATTAACGTGGTTTTAGTTAATATTACGCTAGGCTTTGCGACTTGTATGCTTACCGAATCTTCCCTTTCGTTCCTTGGCTTTGGTGTTCAACCGCCACAACCTACTTGGGGTAACATGTTGACCGGTTGTCAGAGTTCCCAGGTAATTGGTACTTTCTGGTGGCGTTGGGTGTTCCCGTCCGGTATCTTGGCCTTGTGTACGATAAGCATCAACTCAATCGGTGACGGGTTGCGTGACGCGATCGACCCGAAATCCAACGAGCGTTAA
- the ftsY gene encoding signal recognition particle-docking protein FtsY, whose protein sequence is MAFFERFKAGLAKTRDFLNGGINKISAAMGHFDEDMLDELEELLVQADVGVPCATFLMEKVRKDIKVNKDNSRAAVINSLREGIVAVLGDPLKLTLKPDRLNIILLIGVNGTGKTTTCGKLALRYRQAGKKVLLAAADTFRAAAIDQLKYWAELTGTPCIAYPEGSDPAAVVYDSVQAAKARAADVLLVDTAGRLHNKQNLMDELAKLYRIIKREAPNAALESILIVDANTGQNAVIQAEKFNAAAQLTGLIITKLDGNSKGGVAVAVANAVKLPIYMVGLGERAEDLADFAVNEFVDSLLPSE, encoded by the coding sequence ATGGCTTTTTTTGAGCGTTTTAAAGCAGGTTTGGCGAAGACTCGCGATTTTTTAAACGGCGGCATCAATAAAATTTCGGCAGCGATGGGTCACTTTGATGAGGACATGTTGGATGAGCTGGAAGAATTACTGGTGCAGGCGGATGTGGGTGTCCCTTGCGCGACTTTCTTGATGGAAAAGGTTCGTAAAGATATTAAGGTTAATAAAGATAATTCTCGTGCGGCGGTCATCAACAGCTTGCGGGAAGGCATAGTGGCTGTTTTGGGTGATCCGCTCAAGCTTACACTTAAGCCGGACAGGCTGAATATTATTCTACTTATTGGGGTCAACGGCACCGGCAAAACTACAACTTGTGGAAAACTTGCTTTGCGCTATAGGCAAGCCGGAAAGAAGGTTTTGCTTGCTGCGGCAGATACTTTTCGTGCGGCGGCCATTGATCAACTGAAATATTGGGCGGAATTGACCGGCACGCCTTGTATTGCTTATCCGGAAGGTTCCGATCCGGCTGCCGTTGTATATGATTCGGTACAAGCAGCCAAGGCCAGAGCGGCGGACGTACTTTTGGTTGACACGGCGGGTCGCTTGCATAATAAACAGAATCTGATGGATGAGTTGGCTAAACTTTACCGTATTATTAAGCGGGAAGCACCTAATGCCGCGCTTGAGAGTATACTAATAGTTGATGCCAATACGGGACAAAACGCAGTAATTCAGGCTGAAAAGTTTAATGCTGCTGCTCAGCTTACCGGACTCATTATTACTAAGTTGGATGGTAACAGTAAGGGTGGTGTGGCCGTGGCGGTGGCCAACGCGGTTAAATTGCCCATTTATATGGTAGGCTTGGGCGAACGTGCCGAAGATTTAGCTGATTTTGCGGTTAATGAATTTGTTGATTCGCTGCTTCCTTCCGAATAA
- the smc gene encoding chromosome segregation protein SMC, whose translation MHLKSIELQGFKSFPERTVIEFHTGMTAIVGPNGSGKSNVTDAIRWVLGEQSVKTLRGNKMEDIIFAGTQSRRPLSYAEVQINFDNTDSSIDLPYNEVSVTRRLYRSGESEYRINKNLCRLRDVIELFMDTGIGRDGYSIIGQGRVDELLSNRSEDRRRVFEEAAGITKLRAQKEETSKRLAKTEENLARVTDIVTELDRQLDPLRKQAAAAQAYLELQGEIKRCELTLAQRQLRQCTDQLDILQKDQANAWAELKEIEADLAEQSVADAAQADLAQGFEQRQISLEEQQKAWQNDQLALVSRRTAGQERMTALRERLELCRTEAAALEKTLSELSVERTEQLTGKEEAANGLAEIRKKLESLQDKLSDSENIVAVINRRQQDLRQQAGHLQEEFYACKTLAADANAELKAFEALRERRQNEQDDLNKQLNQLTADGDGAKERVAQATINVEAAVAKEKEAAVDLAEAKETLAKTETAWQDLTNREQQATFRLKTLSELEKNYDGYQASVQSLLSPRGIAPDQRRGIYGAVAELITVPAHLEIAIETALGGALQNIVVAQENDAARLINYLKTHHMGRATFLPLDALQAKTSDQEMLRRACDVRGCWGVAADLVTVDGKLDLLKQYLLANVLVAEDMEVGRYIAKMCRHRVRIVTLEGELFSPGGSLTGGSMQQKRPHLLGRTRELKDLQAELANYPHKKENLQKDLKEFKTEMINSGQNLANAQQERQDAEKEYILATAGSEEIEKQLRNRRAKLAEIEAESAAQSEREAKLAAVRQESLVAAEQKQKELGALQDDLAAEEEKYQVATADQSEKRQLKQQLKLEEQRLDEIVRQAEAWLARLQNQENERETAKLKLRDETDQIARETAELEERAAGLEKEAAELEQRQTDLQAATEKLMAERKEYEAAKTAWQEERRILRERQNNIRLSAERLSSKVERIEEQRDTLLNNVWETYNITLLQVKAEDLADDSVATSNLQKSLSQAKEKVRGLGPVNPCAIEELAAVQERYDFLTAQHDDIVRASRSLTGVMNDLQAAMQERFTAGFAQINTNFNQVFNALFGGGKAEVVMEDPTDVLSGTIEIKAQPPGKRLQNMLLLSGGERALTAIALLFAILNLRAAPFVVLDEIEAALDDANVVRFSDYVRQHADKSQFILVTHRKGTMEACDRIYGVTMQERGVSRVLSMQLSEAATADLAE comes from the coding sequence ATGCATTTGAAGTCGATTGAGTTACAGGGGTTTAAATCTTTTCCGGAACGTACAGTGATCGAATTTCACACGGGTATGACGGCGATTGTGGGGCCTAACGGAAGCGGTAAGTCCAATGTCACCGATGCGATCCGTTGGGTTTTGGGGGAGCAGAGTGTCAAAACCTTGCGTGGCAACAAGATGGAGGACATTATTTTTGCCGGGACGCAGAGCAGACGGCCGTTAAGCTATGCTGAAGTTCAGATTAATTTTGACAACACAGATTCTTCTATAGATTTGCCTTACAATGAAGTCAGTGTTACTAGGCGTTTGTATCGTTCAGGCGAAAGTGAATATCGAATAAATAAAAATTTGTGCCGATTACGTGATGTGATCGAACTTTTTATGGATACCGGGATTGGCCGGGACGGTTATTCGATTATTGGGCAAGGTCGGGTGGACGAGTTGTTGAGCAATCGTTCGGAAGATCGGCGGCGTGTTTTTGAGGAAGCGGCCGGTATTACTAAATTGAGGGCCCAGAAAGAGGAGACAAGCAAAAGATTAGCCAAAACGGAAGAAAATTTGGCTAGAGTCACTGATATTGTTACAGAGCTGGATCGGCAGCTAGACCCGTTGCGGAAGCAAGCGGCGGCAGCTCAGGCTTACCTAGAACTGCAGGGGGAAATAAAGCGCTGTGAATTAACTTTGGCGCAGCGTCAGTTGCGGCAATGTACGGATCAGCTTGATATTTTGCAAAAAGATCAGGCTAATGCGTGGGCGGAATTGAAAGAGATCGAGGCCGATTTGGCGGAGCAGTCGGTTGCGGATGCTGCGCAAGCTGATTTGGCGCAGGGGTTTGAGCAAAGGCAGATTTCGCTTGAGGAGCAGCAAAAGGCGTGGCAAAATGATCAGCTTGCTTTGGTCAGTCGGCGTACGGCCGGGCAGGAGCGGATGACGGCTCTGCGTGAACGTTTAGAATTGTGCCGTACTGAGGCGGCTGCTCTGGAAAAGACTTTAAGCGAGTTGTCAGTTGAACGGACTGAACAGTTGACCGGCAAAGAGGAGGCCGCAAATGGTTTGGCCGAGATCAGAAAAAAGCTGGAATCATTGCAAGACAAGTTATCCGATTCGGAAAATATAGTCGCGGTAATAAATCGGCGGCAGCAGGATTTGCGGCAGCAGGCCGGCCATCTACAAGAAGAATTTTACGCTTGTAAGACCCTAGCGGCGGACGCTAACGCTGAATTGAAGGCTTTTGAAGCATTGCGCGAGCGTCGGCAAAATGAACAGGACGACTTAAACAAGCAATTAAATCAGCTTACGGCAGATGGTGATGGAGCCAAGGAACGGGTGGCCCAAGCAACCATAAATGTCGAGGCGGCGGTTGCCAAAGAAAAAGAGGCGGCAGTCGATCTCGCGGAGGCTAAAGAAACTTTGGCCAAGACTGAGACGGCTTGGCAAGATTTGACAAATCGTGAGCAGCAAGCGACTTTCCGGCTCAAGACTTTGAGCGAGTTGGAAAAGAACTACGATGGTTATCAGGCTTCCGTCCAAAGTTTGCTCAGCCCGCGAGGAATTGCGCCTGATCAACGCCGGGGAATATATGGGGCAGTGGCTGAACTTATCACTGTGCCGGCTCATTTGGAAATTGCGATTGAAACGGCACTGGGGGGGGCTTTACAAAATATCGTTGTGGCTCAGGAAAATGACGCTGCTCGTTTAATAAATTACCTTAAAACACATCATATGGGCCGAGCGACTTTTCTGCCTTTGGATGCCCTGCAAGCAAAAACGTCAGATCAAGAAATGTTGCGGCGGGCCTGTGATGTTCGCGGCTGTTGGGGAGTGGCGGCCGATCTGGTAACGGTTGACGGCAAACTTGATTTGCTTAAACAATATCTTTTGGCAAATGTTTTGGTCGCAGAAGACATGGAGGTTGGTCGGTACATAGCCAAAATGTGCCGTCATCGAGTGCGGATTGTGACTTTGGAAGGTGAACTTTTCAGTCCGGGCGGCTCTTTGACCGGCGGCTCCATGCAGCAAAAGCGGCCGCATTTACTTGGCCGAACCAGAGAACTAAAGGATTTGCAGGCTGAGCTAGCGAATTATCCGCACAAAAAAGAAAATTTGCAAAAAGATTTAAAAGAATTTAAAACAGAAATGATCAATTCAGGCCAAAATTTAGCAAACGCTCAGCAGGAAAGGCAGGATGCGGAGAAAGAATATATTTTAGCTACGGCTGGCTCGGAGGAAATAGAGAAACAACTGAGAAACAGACGGGCTAAATTGGCGGAAATAGAGGCGGAATCGGCGGCTCAATCAGAACGTGAGGCAAAATTGGCCGCTGTCCGGCAAGAAAGTTTGGTGGCGGCGGAGCAAAAACAGAAAGAGCTCGGTGCGCTGCAGGACGACTTGGCGGCGGAAGAAGAAAAATATCAGGTCGCGACTGCGGATCAGAGTGAAAAACGTCAACTGAAGCAACAGCTTAAGTTGGAAGAGCAGCGACTCGACGAGATCGTACGTCAAGCTGAGGCTTGGCTCGCCCGTCTGCAAAATCAAGAAAATGAGCGGGAAACGGCCAAGCTAAAATTGCGGGATGAAACTGATCAGATCGCCCGAGAGACGGCTGAGCTTGAGGAAAGAGCTGCTGGTTTGGAAAAGGAGGCGGCTGAACTTGAGCAACGCCAAACCGACTTGCAAGCAGCCACAGAAAAATTAATGGCAGAACGCAAGGAATATGAGGCTGCCAAGACGGCTTGGCAAGAGGAACGTCGCATTTTGCGCGAGCGCCAAAATAATATTCGACTGTCAGCCGAACGGCTGAGTTCTAAAGTTGAGCGTATTGAAGAACAACGTGACACTTTGTTGAATAATGTATGGGAAACCTACAATATTACACTGCTGCAAGTAAAGGCGGAGGACTTGGCCGATGATTCGGTTGCAACCAGTAATTTGCAAAAAAGTTTAAGTCAAGCCAAGGAAAAGGTTCGCGGACTTGGTCCAGTAAATCCTTGTGCCATCGAAGAATTAGCTGCGGTGCAGGAAAGATATGATTTCTTGACAGCTCAACACGATGATATTGTTCGGGCCTCTAGGTCTTTGACCGGGGTCATGAATGATTTGCAGGCGGCCATGCAAGAACGATTCACAGCGGGTTTTGCGCAAATCAACACTAACTTTAATCAGGTGTTCAATGCTTTATTCGGCGGCGGTAAAGCTGAAGTGGTTATGGAAGATCCAACCGATGTTTTGAGCGGAACGATTGAAATTAAAGCTCAGCCGCCAGGTAAACGTCTGCAAAACATGCTTTTATTATCCGGCGGAGAGAGGGCGCTTACGGCAATTGCTTTGTTGTTCGCGATATTGAATTTACGTGCCGCTCCATTCGTTGTTTTGGATGAAATCGAGGCTGCCTTGGACGACGCCAACGTGGTACGTTTCAGCGATTATGTTCGACAACATGCGGATAAGTCGCAGTTTATTTTGGTAACGCACCGAAAAGGAACAATGGAAGCCTGTGATCGAATTTACGGGGTTACCATGCAGGAACGCGGTGTGAGTAGAGTGCTTTCAATGCAGCTGTCTGAGGCAGCTACAGCTGATTTGGCGGAGTGA
- a CDS encoding oligopeptide/dipeptide ABC transporter ATP-binding protein, translating into MPKFNETKERKPLFKITNLKQWFPLKQKGLFVKANDGVNLTIYEGETLGLVGESGCGKSTLGRVILQLYHQTAGRTMYYGRRWDEVVPAYLVETVKEMPKRREKIKELQATAEKLQAEYDKLTDDKDKHKAIESLNAARTAATLALVDLCKVIGGFYVCDDLRPVQHILLEKLAVSKERLLLKREQQLLDYKVKNAEALLKHDKATPKDLKRAKKDLAKADSLQKKLTPKLKAVEEKNAAADDKLMSYREECSKLEGFDEYEKYNDFGLDLAKLTVNEMRSLRRDLQLIFQDPYSSLNPRMSVGQIIGEALGTHGLFENNDPVKQDYIMEVMEKCGLAPYMIHRFPHQFSGGQRQRIGIARALALQPKFVVCDEAVSALDVSIQSQIVNLLQDLKEKDNLTYLFISHDLSVVKYISDRIAVMYLGVIVELGDIEAIFKHTAHPYTEALLRSIPTTDTRKGEKEIYILEGDIPSPVNPPKGCKFHTRCAYCTDICKTVTPIWQELEDGHFVACHHQLDRAKND; encoded by the coding sequence ATGCCTAAATTTAATGAGACGAAGGAACGTAAACCTTTATTTAAAATTACTAATCTCAAACAGTGGTTCCCGCTGAAACAAAAGGGGCTGTTCGTTAAAGCAAATGACGGTGTTAACTTGACTATATATGAAGGAGAGACTCTTGGCTTGGTGGGTGAATCAGGTTGTGGGAAATCTACTTTAGGCCGTGTTATCCTCCAGCTTTATCATCAAACTGCCGGGCGTACCATGTACTACGGCCGTCGTTGGGATGAAGTGGTGCCGGCTTATTTGGTGGAAACCGTCAAGGAAATGCCGAAACGCCGTGAAAAGATAAAAGAGCTGCAAGCTACAGCGGAAAAACTGCAAGCCGAATATGATAAGCTTACTGACGATAAGGACAAACATAAGGCGATTGAATCCCTTAATGCGGCAAGGACCGCGGCAACCTTGGCTTTGGTTGATTTGTGTAAAGTAATCGGTGGGTTTTATGTATGTGATGATCTACGACCGGTTCAGCATATTTTGTTAGAAAAATTGGCGGTTAGCAAAGAAAGACTCTTGCTGAAACGTGAGCAGCAACTGTTGGATTACAAGGTTAAGAATGCCGAGGCTTTGCTCAAGCATGATAAGGCGACCCCAAAAGATCTCAAGCGTGCCAAAAAAGATTTGGCGAAGGCGGATTCCTTACAAAAGAAACTTACCCCTAAGCTGAAGGCGGTTGAAGAAAAAAATGCAGCAGCCGATGACAAGTTGATGTCGTATCGGGAGGAATGCAGCAAATTGGAAGGATTTGACGAGTACGAAAAGTATAATGATTTCGGCTTGGATTTAGCCAAATTGACCGTGAATGAAATGCGGTCTTTGCGGCGTGACCTGCAACTGATATTCCAAGATCCGTATTCTTCTTTGAATCCGCGGATGTCGGTAGGCCAGATAATAGGCGAGGCACTGGGAACCCACGGTTTGTTTGAAAATAATGACCCAGTCAAGCAGGATTATATAATGGAGGTCATGGAAAAGTGCGGTTTGGCACCTTATATGATTCATCGTTTTCCGCACCAATTTTCGGGTGGTCAACGTCAACGTATCGGTATTGCCAGAGCACTTGCACTACAACCGAAGTTTGTTGTTTGTGATGAAGCGGTTTCTGCTTTGGACGTTTCCATTCAATCACAGATTGTCAACTTGTTGCAAGATCTTAAAGAGAAGGATAATCTAACTTATTTGTTCATATCACATGATCTTTCCGTAGTTAAGTATATTTCCGATCGGATTGCGGTTATGTATCTTGGGGTTATTGTTGAGTTAGGTGATATTGAAGCAATTTTTAAACATACGGCTCACCCGTATACCGAGGCTTTGCTTCGTTCAATTCCTACCACTGACACGCGGAAGGGTGAAAAGGAAATCTATATTTTGGAAGGAGATATCCCGAGTCCTGTAAATCCGCCGAAAGGGTGCAAATTCCATACCCGTTGCGCTTACTGTACGGATATTTGTAAGACGGTTACGCCTATATGGCAGGAGTTGGAGGATGGACATTTTGTTGCCTGTCACCATCAGTTAGATCGCGCCAAAAATGATTAA
- a CDS encoding ABC transporter ATP-binding protein: MSLLEVRDLHTYFETKKGTIKAVNGVSYSVEPGRTLGVVGESGSGKSVSAMSILRLLDGNGYIHSGEIIFRGKDLTKVDIKDLYSIRGNEISVIFQEPMTSLNPVFTIGKQLAEVFKIHQHLSHSAASKAAVDILGDVKIPNPATVAKQFPHQLSGGMRQRVMIAMALACRPSLLIADEPTTALDVTIQAQILHLMNALQKEKGTSILFITHDLGVINEMADDVAVMYCGQVVEKATTDDIFRNSEYSHPYTEGLMTSIPRLDTPAGARLDAIPGAVPHPLDLPKGCKFAPRCKYATEKCLNEEPDLVEISPTQSIRCFYPKKEDRHA; this comes from the coding sequence ATGTCTTTATTAGAGGTAAGAGATTTACATACATATTTTGAAACAAAAAAAGGCACAATTAAGGCAGTAAACGGTGTTTCTTATTCTGTTGAGCCGGGACGTACACTTGGTGTCGTGGGTGAATCAGGGTCTGGTAAATCAGTTTCAGCTATGAGCATTTTGCGCCTTTTGGATGGAAATGGTTACATCCACTCGGGCGAAATTATTTTCCGTGGCAAAGATCTGACAAAGGTCGACATTAAAGATTTGTACAGCATTCGCGGCAATGAAATTTCGGTTATATTTCAAGAGCCGATGACTTCGCTTAACCCGGTGTTTACTATTGGCAAGCAGTTGGCCGAAGTGTTCAAAATTCACCAACATTTGAGTCATAGCGCCGCTTCCAAAGCTGCAGTCGATATTTTAGGTGATGTTAAAATCCCTAATCCAGCAACAGTTGCCAAGCAATTCCCCCACCAACTTTCAGGCGGAATGCGGCAAAGAGTGATGATTGCTATGGCTTTGGCCTGCCGGCCGAGCCTATTGATAGCTGATGAGCCGACAACGGCTTTGGATGTAACAATTCAGGCGCAGATTTTGCATTTAATGAATGCGCTACAAAAAGAAAAGGGTACGTCGATTCTGTTTATTACGCACGATTTGGGCGTTATCAATGAAATGGCTGATGATGTTGCGGTTATGTATTGCGGCCAAGTGGTAGAAAAAGCAACTACGGACGATATTTTCCGTAATAGCGAATATTCACATCCGTATACGGAGGGCTTGATGACTTCCATTCCTCGGTTGGACACTCCGGCGGGGGCAAGACTTGATGCGATTCCAGGTGCAGTTCCTCACCCGTTGGATTTGCCGAAGGGATGTAAGTTTGCACCACGTTGCAAGTATGCTACGGAAAAGTGCTTGAACGAAGAGCCTGATTTAGTGGAAATTTCGCCGACCCAGTCTATACGCTGTTTCTACCCCAAGAAGGAGGATCGTCATGCCTAA
- the rnc gene encoding ribonuclease III, which produces MKTHWQPSKDWLEQICNFENKIGYSFKNKKYLIEALTHSTYSYEHSMYGLECNERLEFLGDLVLGLTVGNHLFKTFPTYPEGKLSKLKAALVCEPTLAIVAHNWELDKVLLLGKGEETSGGRNKPSSLADATEAVLGAVFCDADFVAAATVILRALEPLIQEAVAGNLVYDYKSALLEKIQTKYHSSQLRFVLLDETGPAHSPSFKMGIYLVNDLLATAIGSSKKEAEQIAAKQALQLLDMKKCI; this is translated from the coding sequence ATGAAAACGCATTGGCAACCGTCTAAAGACTGGTTAGAACAAATTTGCAATTTTGAGAATAAAATTGGTTATTCATTTAAAAATAAGAAATACTTAATTGAAGCGTTGACGCATTCCACTTACAGCTATGAGCATTCAATGTATGGGTTGGAGTGCAATGAACGGCTGGAATTTTTAGGGGATTTGGTGCTTGGCTTAACTGTAGGTAATCATCTGTTCAAGACTTTTCCCACTTACCCGGAGGGCAAGCTGAGCAAATTAAAGGCAGCACTGGTTTGTGAGCCTACCTTGGCGATTGTGGCGCATAACTGGGAACTTGACAAGGTTTTGCTACTCGGCAAAGGTGAAGAAACTTCTGGTGGGCGTAACAAGCCTTCAAGCTTGGCTGATGCTACCGAAGCTGTTTTAGGGGCTGTTTTTTGTGATGCTGATTTTGTGGCAGCAGCGACAGTGATTTTACGAGCCTTGGAGCCGTTAATTCAGGAAGCGGTTGCGGGTAACTTGGTTTACGATTATAAGAGTGCCTTGCTGGAAAAAATTCAAACTAAATATCATTCTTCGCAACTGAGATTCGTTTTATTGGATGAAACCGGTCCCGCCCATTCTCCTTCGTTTAAAATGGGTATTTATTTGGTGAATGACCTGTTGGCGACTGCTATCGGTTCGAGTAAAAAGGAAGCGGAGCAGATTGCCGCGAAGCAAGCTCTACAATTATTGGATATGAAAAAATGCATTTGA
- a CDS encoding inositol monophosphatase family protein — MTEKTVENMDFKQLYNQLHGGIGTKNWPEAFAVMRNILFQAGELMLRPTQLEIKCKNQYDFVTQTDVTVQKQIKEALAESFPQVGFMGEEDGACHALNTPTWILDPVDGTTNYIFDRRHSCISLAYFDGTDMCAGMIFDPYAGELFHTIKDGGSYCNSSKMAVRSETDYHKMLLLASAGASDKQISWLQLDLLRDLHQDIVDIRICGSAALNFAYLACGRGSAFISTPMYPWDGAAGALMVKEAGGVVRDYEGKEVDLASSTSTVAGNTALVSWLQEHIHQVKYEELRKLCRR; from the coding sequence ATGACAGAAAAAACAGTAGAAAATATGGATTTCAAACAGTTGTACAACCAACTCCACGGCGGTATTGGCACCAAAAATTGGCCTGAAGCATTTGCCGTTATGCGAAATATTCTTTTCCAAGCCGGTGAACTGATGCTCCGGCCTACACAGCTTGAAATTAAGTGCAAAAACCAATATGATTTTGTCACTCAAACTGATGTGACCGTACAAAAACAAATTAAGGAGGCCTTGGCCGAGTCATTCCCCCAAGTAGGTTTTATGGGGGAAGAAGACGGCGCGTGTCACGCCCTGAATACTCCAACGTGGATTTTAGATCCGGTTGATGGCACTACGAATTATATATTCGATCGCCGTCACAGCTGCATATCACTGGCATATTTTGATGGAACAGATATGTGTGCCGGAATGATTTTTGATCCTTATGCCGGCGAACTGTTTCACACGATAAAAGATGGTGGTTCTTACTGTAACTCGAGCAAAATGGCGGTAAGATCTGAAACTGATTATCATAAAATGTTATTGCTGGCCAGTGCCGGAGCATCGGACAAGCAGATATCCTGGCTACAACTGGATTTATTGCGTGACCTACACCAGGATATCGTCGATATCCGCATTTGCGGCAGTGCCGCCTTAAACTTTGCCTATTTGGCGTGTGGGCGTGGTTCAGCGTTTATTTCTACCCCGATGTACCCTTGGGACGGGGCGGCCGGCGCTTTAATGGTTAAGGAAGCCGGCGGAGTTGTGCGCGATTATGAAGGTAAAGAAGTAGACCTTGCCTCTTCAACTTCCACTGTAGCCGGCAACACTGCTCTAGTGTCTTGGCTCCAAGAGCATATACACCAAGTAAAATATGAGGAGTTACGTAAATTATGTCGCCGTTGA